The genomic segment AAAAAACTCATTTTGTTTGTTTTTTTATGCTCGTATCAAATGTATGGGCAGAATATTGATTTGGAAAAAACTATAAATTTAATAATAGCAGAAATTACACCAAGTAATTTTAAATATATAAATCTTGCAGACGAAAACTTAATTGAAAAAGAATTTGATTATAGCATTCAGAATTATCAAAAAAGAGAAATATTCATTAAAGATTCACTTTTTCCAATTGAATTAATTACGACACCAAAAGTGGAAAAAAAAAGAATAAACTGGAAAACTTTAAAATTGAAAAAATGCAAAATATACTCTGAAAACGATTGTATTAATGTAGTGAGAAATTCAAGATTTTTAATCGAAGTCAAAAACAAATCAGAATATGACAGCATTATAAAACTAAATATTCTAAATACAAATGTTGTAATAATAAATCCTAAATGGGGGAAACATAAAAAAAAATTAGAAATAAGAAAAGCGACTGAAAAAATAAAACATGTAGAAGAAAACACCGAAGATAAATTTTATTTCAGCTTTTCAATTCCTGTTTTTTCTGAAAATAAAAAATACTTCAGAATTACAATTTATAAAGGCAGGGAAAATAACGGAGAAGGCAGCTCAAAGATATTTAAAATTGAAAATGAAACTTTGACAGAAATACTTGAATACAATCGATGGAAAACAGAAACTTCATTCGTAAATTAAAAACCGAATTCGTATATTGTCTGCTAAACAGAATACATTAAAAGAAATCTGGTTTCAAACTTTTTTCAATTCATTTTAATAGAAATAATCTAGTTTATGAAAAAAACAATAATGCTCTTTATTGCAATTTTAGCTTTTACAGCATGTTCAAAACATCAGGATAAAAAGAATGTTGCTATCACTGGAATAGATTCCACATTGCGTCCTGGGAATGATTTTTTTAGATATGTAAATGGCAAATGGTATGATTCTGTATCAATACCGGCATCTCAATCTGGAGTAGGGGCTTATATGTTTATGAATTTTCCGCAACGAATTCGTCTACAGGGAATATTAGACAGTATCTCAAAAAGTAAAAACCCAGAAGGAAGCGTAGCGCAAAAGGTTGGAGATTTTTATGCATCCGGAATGGATACAGTAACCATCGACAAACGCGGTTATACACCAATCAAACCTCTTCTGGCTAAAATTGAAGCAATTAGCGATTTACCGTCATTAATGAACTTTGTAGTTAATGAAGTAAAAGGAGACAATTCTTCTATTATTAGTCTCAATGTATTTACTGATGATAAAAACAGCAGTATGAACATTGCCCAAATCTATCAAACAGGTATTGGTTTGCCAGACAGAGACTATTATTTCAAATCAGATTCGTCAACTGTTGCCATACAGCAAGCATACAAAAAATACCTTACTGCATTATTTCAGCAAACAGGCAGCGATGCCAATGAAGCTAAAAAGAATGCTGATTTGGTTTACAATATTGACAAACAACTCGCAGCTTCGCATAAAACAAAAGTCGAACTGAGAGATGTACACGCAAATTATAATAAAATAGCTGTGACAGATCTTGTAAAAAGACATCCCAACATAAACTGGACAACTTTTTTAAATAATTTAGGAGCCAAAACAGATTCAATTAATGTATGTCAGCCAGCTTATTACGATGCGTTGAATAAGCTTTTAAAATCCATTCCTATTGCTAATTGGAAAATTTATCTGAAAGCAAATTCTTTAGAGAGATATGCCGATTATTTAAGTAAACCTTTTGTTGATGCTTCATTCGAATACACTAAAGTGCTTTCTGGTCAGGCTGTTCAAAAAACACGTGGCGAAAAAATGGCCAATGTTATTGATACTTATTTAGGTGAAGCATTGGGTGAATTGTATGTCAAGAAATACTTTTCAGAAGATGCCAAAAAACGTATGTTAGTTCTAGTAAATAATCTGCAAAAAGCATACGCTAAAAGAATTGATAAATTAGACTGGATGAGTCCGGTTACAAAGCAAAAAGCTAAAGAAAAATTATTCGCCATTACCAAAAAAATAGGATATCCGGATAAATGGAGAGATTACAGCAATGTACATATTTCCAGAAATACCTTTTTTGAAAATATGGTTTCGGCGGCAACAGCTGCGTATCAGTTTCAATTAGCAAAATTGGACAAACCGGTCGACAAATCACAATGGTTTACGACAACTCCAACCGTTACGGCTTATAATAATCCTACTGCAAATGAAATTGTTTTTCCTGCCGGAATTTTACAGCCTCCTTATTTTGACAATAATGCAGATGATGCGCTTAATTATGGTGGTATCGGAATGGTTATAGGTCACGAAATAACGCATACTTTTGATGACCAAGGCGCTCAATATGACAAAGATGGCAATCTGAAAAACTGGTGGACAAAAGAAGACTATGCACAGTTTAAATCAAGAATACAGCAGGTTATCAATATGTACAGTACTTATACTGTTTTAGGCAATCTACATGTAAATGGCGAAATGACTGTTGGCGAAAATACGGCAGATATTGCCGGAATAGCAGTTGCTTATGATGCTTTTAAAATGACCGAACAAGGAAAAGGAAACGAAAAAATCGACGGTTTTACGCCAGATCAGCGTTTCTTTATTTCGATAGCCAAAATATGGAGAGTAAAAATGAAAGACGAATTCCTGCGTTTGTGGATTAATAATAATCCGCATTCGCCGCCAAATTGGCGTGTGAATGGCCCTCTAATGAATACAACGCCATTTTACGATGCATTTAATGTAAAACCTGGAGATAAAATGTTTTTACCAAAGAAAGACAGAATAACTATTTGGTAATAATTTTGCCAAAGACTTCTCATAAAAAATGCGCAATCCCGAAGATTTTCAGGATTGCGCATTTTTTTTGTTTTGTAAAATTTATGAGCCTTCAATTTTATGATTTAAACTAAAAAAAGCTACAGATTTCTCTCAAATATAAAATGTTTCAGTTCATTTAAATAAATGCATTTTTATGAAGGTGTTTAATTTAAATAATTAAAAAAAGTTTCAAAATGGATAAACCGTAAAAATTTAATATTTGAACAAAGTATATTCGTACAAAGCAAATCGTTCCTAAGAAATAGCATTAATTAAATTAAATATTTCCTAAAATGATTTTTCACAAAAAAGAATTGTTTAGAAAAAGAGATTTATTTTCAATTATAAAATATAAAAAAATTCTTGCGCGAGGATAGACAAAAATCCCAAGTGTCTTTAAATGATTGGGATATTAACTAATTTTTTAAAACTTTATATTATGATAAAAAATATTTTAAAACTAGGCGGAGCTGAAGAATTAACAAAAGAAGAACTAAAAGCAGTAAATGGCGGAGTAACAGAAATTTGCGCTAAAGCACTTGCAAGCGGAGAAGCTATTTTAAAAAATGGACAACCATGTCCGCCAGAATATCCGTTAGCAGGTGGAGGATGTTGCTTTTTAGCTTAAGAATTAATTTTACAAAAAAAATATTTATTGTAAGAGCGAGAAAATTTAAGAGATTACGTACCCCATAAAACGTATCTAAATTTTAAACGAAAAGCATAAACCAAAACTCTTACTTTGTTGATTGTATAATGATATACGATCTTCAAAAAATGATTTATATTTTTTAAGAAGAGAGGAATTTATTTCCTCTCTTTTTAATAATAAAATCTCAAATTTATTTACCTATAGCGTACATGATTCCACCAAGCAAATGCTGCGTAAAAAGAGGATCATTGTAACTTTCAGAACTGTGTCCTAAAGCAGTATAAAATGCTCTTCCGCCATCATATTCGTGATACCACGCCAAAGGATGATTATCGCCATGTTTACCACCTTTATACGAAGATTCATCAATTTTTATAAGCACATTTACGTTTGGGTTTAAATATTTAAAATTGTACCATTCATCTTTTCGTTCCCAAATCGCCGGAAGATGTTTTGTAGATGGATGTTCGTGATTCACAATAATAAGTTTAGCATTTTGCGGTTCAGGATGTCCTTCGAAAATTCCGCCGATCATTTCTGTGTACCAAGACCAGTCTGGTTCGCAGTTTGTAGCCGAATGAATACCCATAAAACCATTCCCTTTTTGTATAAATTTTTGCAAAGCCATTTTTTGATTTTCGCCTAAAACATGCCCTGAGGCGCTTAAAAATATAACAGCTTTGTATTGCTTTAAGTTTTTTGAATTAATTGCCAGAGAGTCTTCAGTAGCATCTACCGTAAAATGATTTTCTTCTCCCAGTTTTTTTATCGCTGCGATTCCGGCAGAAATGCTTTCATGTCTGAAACCGTTAGTTTTAGAAAAAATCAGTACTTTTTTGATTTTATAATTTGAGGTTTGTTCTGTGTTTTTTAAGTGGAAAGAAACCAGAAAATAACTTGTCAGTAAAATTAAGCTGAATAAAAATGATTTTTTTATTGAAAACAGATGGTTCATTTTGGAGATGTTTTATTTTGGGAAGATAGAAAAAAATGTTTCTGACGGGTGTATTTTTTATGTTGAAAAATTTTCATTTTTTTTGGATGTGGAAATTTAATCAATCATGTAAAACAAGGAAAATATTAGCAAAAGCAGGAAGGTTTTTATTATATATTTGCCAGCGATTAATATTTTATTTGTAAAATAATACTAATTCAACTTTTTTTACTCAATCAATTTAATTATGAAATTTAAATTTTATTTAACGTTTACTATTTTAACAATTCTTCAATTAACATTGTCAAATTGTGCAAGTGATGATAACCAAGGGGATACTACAGTACAACCAAAACCAGATCCGGCAGTAGAACCAAAACCAGATACGGAACACACGCTGGATCTTTCATATAAAAAAGTTATAAATGGTAAAGAAATAACACAGCTGATCAAAACAAATGATAATGGATTTATTGGTATTGTTTTCTCTGAAGATTATGAGGTAATTAAATTTGATTCTGAATTTAATATTGTCTGGGATAAAACTTATGGTGGAAGTAAAAATGATTATGCACAGTCAATCCTTCAGGATAAAGATGGTAATTTTTTTGTAATAGGACACTCTGAGTCATCAGATGGAGATGTAACAAACAATTTTGGGAACTTTGATATTTGGCTTTGCAAAATTGATGGCAGCGGTAACCTGCTATGGCAAAAAAATTATGGAGGATCTGGATACGAAGGTATTAATAAAGATCATGCAATGATACAAACAAGTGAAGGTGGATTTATGTTTGTAGGTTATTCTAGCTCT from the Flavobacterium sp. genome contains:
- a CDS encoding M13 family metallopeptidase, giving the protein MKKTIMLFIAILAFTACSKHQDKKNVAITGIDSTLRPGNDFFRYVNGKWYDSVSIPASQSGVGAYMFMNFPQRIRLQGILDSISKSKNPEGSVAQKVGDFYASGMDTVTIDKRGYTPIKPLLAKIEAISDLPSLMNFVVNEVKGDNSSIISLNVFTDDKNSSMNIAQIYQTGIGLPDRDYYFKSDSSTVAIQQAYKKYLTALFQQTGSDANEAKKNADLVYNIDKQLAASHKTKVELRDVHANYNKIAVTDLVKRHPNINWTTFLNNLGAKTDSINVCQPAYYDALNKLLKSIPIANWKIYLKANSLERYADYLSKPFVDASFEYTKVLSGQAVQKTRGEKMANVIDTYLGEALGELYVKKYFSEDAKKRMLVLVNNLQKAYAKRIDKLDWMSPVTKQKAKEKLFAITKKIGYPDKWRDYSNVHISRNTFFENMVSAATAAYQFQLAKLDKPVDKSQWFTTTPTVTAYNNPTANEIVFPAGILQPPYFDNNADDALNYGGIGMVIGHEITHTFDDQGAQYDKDGNLKNWWTKEDYAQFKSRIQQVINMYSTYTVLGNLHVNGEMTVGENTADIAGIAVAYDAFKMTEQGKGNEKIDGFTPDQRFFISIAKIWRVKMKDEFLRLWINNNPHSPPNWRVNGPLMNTTPFYDAFNVKPGDKMFLPKKDRITIW
- a CDS encoding class IIb bacteriocin, lactobin A/cerein 7B family, producing the protein MIKNILKLGGAEELTKEELKAVNGGVTEICAKALASGEAILKNGQPCPPEYPLAGGGCCFLA
- a CDS encoding ThuA domain-containing protein, with the protein product MNHLFSIKKSFLFSLILLTSYFLVSFHLKNTEQTSNYKIKKVLIFSKTNGFRHESISAGIAAIKKLGEENHFTVDATEDSLAINSKNLKQYKAVIFLSASGHVLGENQKMALQKFIQKGNGFMGIHSATNCEPDWSWYTEMIGGIFEGHPEPQNAKLIIVNHEHPSTKHLPAIWERKDEWYNFKYLNPNVNVLIKIDESSYKGGKHGDNHPLAWYHEYDGGRAFYTALGHSSESYNDPLFTQHLLGGIMYAIGK